A single region of the Anaerococcus urinomassiliensis genome encodes:
- a CDS encoding ATP-binding cassette domain-containing protein, with product MIRFKNVTKSFDHKVIDDLSFEIKNGESFAMFGRSGIGKTTLINLILGLEKADSGNIYKGFSKVSVIFQEDRLIDEISAVDNLKIINDNPSLIKDTLSALNIEDLKTPISKFSGGMRRRVAIARALIFDGDILIMDEPFAGIDDENKNIAIDLIKEKFYDKTIILVSHNKDDMAKFDIPLENVIYL from the coding sequence ATGATTAGATTTAAAAATGTGACGAAGTCCTTTGATCACAAGGTCATAGATGATTTGTCTTTTGAAATAAAAAATGGAGAGTCTTTTGCCATGTTTGGCAGGTCTGGCATAGGTAAAACTACATTGATCAATCTAATCTTGGGCTTAGAGAAGGCAGATTCCGGCAATATTTATAAGGGCTTTTCTAAAGTCTCAGTCATATTTCAAGAAGATAGGCTGATTGATGAGATTTCTGCTGTTGATAATTTAAAGATTATTAACGACAACCCTAGCTTGATTAAGGATACTTTATCAGCTTTAAATATAGAAGATCTAAAAACTCCAATATCCAAATTTTCGGGAGGCATGAGAAGACGAGTTGCCATCGCAAGGGCACTAATCTTTGATGGTGATATTTTGATAATGGATGAGCCCTTTGCTGGTATTGATGACGAGAATAAGAATATTGCCATAGATCTTATCAAGGAGAAATTTTATGACAAAACTATTATCTTGGTTTCCCATAATAAGGATGATATGGCAAAATTTGATATTCCTTTGGAAAATGTCATTTATTTATAA
- a CDS encoding ABC transporter permease: MISTLQNKKRKIIIALVWLVIWQIMASLIGEEILLPSPFLVLQRFFELIVTKEFYITILSSFGKIFIGFVFSIGLGLVLAYFSYKYDLFYEFINPIIVIFRSIPLASLVIFFLFWIKTKNLSILVSFIMAMPIIYTNTYVGLKSIDRKLLQMASIYEVNKLDKLKYIYLIKARAFIKSSIISVSGLVLKAGIAGEVIGLPDNSIGKNLYNTKIYLDMPSLLAWTLTILILSFIFEYTLRKILEEDDD; this comes from the coding sequence ATGATTTCTACTTTACAAAATAAGAAAAGAAAAATAATAATTGCCCTTGTTTGGTTAGTAATTTGGCAAATAATGGCAAGTTTGATAGGAGAGGAGATACTATTGCCATCTCCTTTTCTTGTATTACAAAGATTTTTTGAACTTATTGTGACCAAAGAATTTTATATCACGATATTATCATCCTTTGGCAAAATTTTCATAGGTTTTGTTTTTTCTATTGGCCTAGGTCTAGTACTAGCGTATTTTTCTTACAAATATGATTTGTTTTACGAATTTATAAATCCAATCATAGTGATATTTAGATCAATACCATTGGCAAGCCTTGTCATATTCTTTCTTTTTTGGATAAAGACTAAGAATCTTTCTATCCTTGTTTCCTTTATCATGGCTATGCCGATTATATACACAAATACCTATGTAGGTCTAAAATCAATTGATAGAAAACTTTTACAAATGGCTAGTATATATGAAGTTAATAAATTAGATAAGTTAAAATATATATATCTTATTAAGGCCAGGGCTTTTATAAAATCAAGTATTATTTCTGTATCGGGCCTTGTGCTAAAGGCAGGTATTGCAGGAGAAGTAATAGGACTTCCTGATAACTCAATAGGTAAAAATCTTTATAACACAAAAATATACCTGGATATGCCATCACTTCTTGCGTGGACTTTGACCATACTAATTTTATCCTTTATATTTGAATACACCCTTAGGAAGATTTTGGAGGAAGATGATGATTAG
- a CDS encoding ABC transporter substrate-binding protein yields MKIKNKSLVLLLALALVGCGNQSQTNNENTEIEQKEDTSSKSEDSNEVKEEKVEDDNQEDAKHYDVNLSMLAGPTSVGAINMVEESKNGESNFTINESVDGAPDALVPKLVSGEADLAIIPANLAATLYNKTEGKVKVLATNSLGVLYVVTKGDVEINSIEDLANYGEEILASGKGATPEIAINKILEANGYSSDNLNINYLAQANEAAQKLIAGEAKVAILPEPMVSSVLIKAEDAKVAIDLNELYEKAAGYPLISSVLVGRSEYLDTIDVEKLLETFKDSIEKAKANPEETAALLEKYDIMPAPVAKKAIPNLALEYIDGDRLKEMMAKHLEDLNNTNPQLIGGSIPEDDFYFTK; encoded by the coding sequence ATGAAAATAAAGAATAAGTCACTAGTCCTCCTACTAGCATTGGCCCTAGTAGGATGTGGCAACCAGAGCCAAACGAATAATGAAAATACCGAAATAGAACAAAAAGAAGATACTTCTTCAAAATCTGAAGATTCAAACGAAGTAAAAGAAGAAAAAGTAGAAGATGATAATCAAGAAGATGCTAAACATTACGATGTAAATCTTTCTATGCTAGCTGGACCAACTAGTGTTGGTGCCATAAATATGGTAGAAGAATCAAAAAATGGTGAATCAAACTTTACCATAAATGAAAGCGTGGATGGAGCTCCAGATGCCCTTGTACCAAAACTCGTTTCTGGTGAAGCTGACCTTGCCATCATACCAGCAAACCTAGCTGCTACTTTGTATAACAAGACAGAGGGCAAAGTAAAAGTCCTTGCTACAAATTCCTTAGGAGTATTGTATGTAGTTACAAAGGGAGATGTAGAAATAAACTCTATAGAAGATTTAGCAAATTATGGAGAAGAAATTCTAGCATCAGGCAAGGGAGCAACTCCAGAGATTGCAATAAATAAAATCTTGGAGGCCAATGGCTATAGTTCTGATAATCTAAATATCAACTACCTTGCTCAAGCTAATGAAGCAGCTCAAAAGCTAATAGCAGGTGAAGCCAAAGTTGCAATTCTTCCTGAACCAATGGTATCAAGCGTTTTAATAAAAGCAGAAGATGCCAAAGTTGCCATCGACCTAAACGAGCTTTATGAAAAAGCAGCAGGATATCCACTAATTTCTTCAGTTCTAGTAGGAAGAAGTGAATATTTAGATACGATAGATGTAGAAAAACTTCTAGAGACATTTAAAGATTCTATCGAAAAGGCAAAGGCTAATCCAGAAGAAACTGCAGCCTTGCTTGAAAAATACGATATAATGCCAGCTCCTGTTGCAAAAAAAGCAATTCCAAATCTTGCTTTGGAATATATAGATGGTGATAGGCTAAAAGAAATGATGGCAAAACACCTAGAAGATTTGAACAATACTAATCCACAGTTAATAGGCGGATCTATACCAGAAGATGATTTCTACTTTACAAAATAA